The following proteins come from a genomic window of Alicyclobacillus dauci:
- a CDS encoding transglycosylase domain-containing protein yields MKSTNTKKSQPKPKRRRLRALVWTIVLLFLIGVALGAVSFFALIRMAPISIAKLTATPQPTVVYDNSGNVYEKVGTPQTTLRSDQIPKNLQNAIVATEDHNFWTGSSVDFRSIGRSVVVDLLRGSASQGASTIEEQLAKIVFLNDNKTLSYKLKEIAMGAQIDQDFSKQEILTMYLNKVFLGENTVGVQQAAMRYFGINLAQHPDSMTLDQAALLAGLPQAPSAYDPLMHPQAALSRRNQVLENMAKYGYISEQTAAEAENAPLGAKYHSLPDSTWNTHPLFTNVLFDYAAKQGISAQQLLQGGLKVYTTIQPNVQQAVDDVFWSGNYDSDFPGPVEGAAVFVDPKTGGIRGAAGSRKQGYTPFGMDRIYSNSSPGSSIKPIMEYAPAIESGNWGPTSILDNQLQDFGGGYTPHNWEGVNGPSKVTLQYALQWSQNVASVWLLKQIGLQTGTSFAMKDGIQLTQQDREQLGVAIGGMKYGVNPLEMAQAYEAFDNNGVQMKVHLIDHVVNQVGQTIYQFQPQSSTIMSPNTAAVMTSLMQDVVNYGTGTAAQVPGWGVAGKTGTVQYSAGLNSGVPNWIRDAWFDGYTPNIVGSIHIGYDISSPEHHMTMSPLDPSANAAKIFGDIVRLAEAGISPEQFNQAAYSPSQSGTVSTANSTANSTTPAANSTTTTSSTNTTNTANATTQSVGNSSSTTTNDTAPTTGDNSTGTPSGGMTNSSTSTGTGTPPSGGSSGTGSSGGGTSNTSGSAGGSTGSAGSTGSTSSTPTTSNSTGK; encoded by the coding sequence GTCGCAGCCAAAACCTAAACGACGTAGACTGCGGGCGTTGGTGTGGACAATCGTGCTTCTCTTTCTTATCGGTGTCGCGCTTGGTGCAGTTTCTTTCTTCGCACTGATCAGAATGGCACCAATTTCGATAGCCAAGCTGACCGCTACACCACAGCCAACTGTGGTATATGACAACTCGGGAAACGTGTACGAAAAGGTCGGCACGCCGCAGACTACTTTACGTTCCGACCAGATTCCGAAGAATCTACAAAACGCCATTGTAGCGACGGAAGATCACAACTTTTGGACAGGGTCCAGTGTCGACTTTCGAAGCATTGGTCGATCCGTAGTCGTTGACCTGTTAAGGGGAAGTGCCAGCCAGGGTGCCAGCACCATCGAAGAGCAGTTAGCTAAAATTGTTTTTCTAAACGACAATAAAACTCTCTCTTACAAACTAAAAGAAATTGCAATGGGCGCTCAAATCGATCAGGACTTCTCCAAACAGGAGATCCTAACGATGTATCTGAATAAAGTCTTTCTGGGTGAAAATACCGTCGGTGTTCAACAAGCTGCCATGCGTTATTTCGGCATTAACCTGGCACAACATCCAGACAGTATGACACTAGACCAAGCCGCGTTATTGGCCGGTTTGCCTCAAGCGCCATCCGCATACGATCCGCTCATGCACCCGCAGGCAGCACTGAGCAGGCGAAACCAAGTACTAGAGAACATGGCCAAATACGGATATATTAGCGAACAGACAGCGGCCGAAGCCGAAAATGCGCCTCTCGGAGCGAAGTATCATTCGCTGCCTGATTCGACCTGGAATACCCATCCTCTATTTACGAATGTCTTGTTTGACTACGCAGCGAAACAGGGAATTTCAGCTCAGCAACTTCTTCAAGGCGGTTTGAAAGTCTATACAACGATCCAGCCAAATGTCCAACAAGCAGTGGACGACGTATTTTGGAGCGGAAATTATGACAGTGACTTCCCTGGACCCGTCGAAGGAGCCGCCGTCTTTGTCGATCCCAAGACGGGAGGCATCCGAGGTGCAGCGGGCTCACGCAAACAAGGCTACACACCGTTTGGCATGGACCGTATTTATAGCAATAGCTCGCCGGGATCGTCGATTAAGCCAATTATGGAGTATGCGCCTGCAATTGAAAGCGGCAATTGGGGTCCTACATCCATTCTCGACAATCAGCTACAGGATTTCGGAGGTGGTTATACCCCGCATAACTGGGAAGGAGTCAATGGTCCCTCGAAGGTTACGTTGCAGTATGCGCTTCAGTGGTCACAAAATGTTGCTTCTGTTTGGCTCTTGAAACAAATTGGACTCCAAACTGGTACGAGTTTCGCAATGAAAGATGGAATCCAGTTGACCCAGCAGGATCGTGAGCAACTGGGTGTGGCCATCGGGGGTATGAAATATGGCGTAAATCCGTTGGAAATGGCCCAGGCATACGAGGCGTTCGACAATAACGGTGTACAAATGAAAGTACACCTTATCGATCACGTCGTGAATCAAGTCGGACAAACGATATATCAGTTTCAGCCGCAATCTTCGACGATCATGAGCCCGAATACGGCAGCCGTCATGACGAGCCTCATGCAGGATGTCGTCAATTACGGAACCGGTACGGCCGCCCAAGTTCCGGGGTGGGGCGTTGCGGGAAAGACGGGTACCGTTCAGTACAGTGCTGGGTTGAACAGCGGCGTCCCCAACTGGATACGAGACGCTTGGTTCGACGGTTATACGCCGAACATCGTGGGATCGATTCATATCGGTTACGATATTTCGTCCCCAGAACATCATATGACTATGTCTCCTTTGGATCCGTCGGCGAATGCTGCAAAGATCTTTGGCGACATTGTTCGCTTGGCAGAAGCGGGCATATCACCGGAACAATTTAATCAGGCCGCGTACAGCCCATCGCAAAGTGGGACGGTTTCGACCGCGAACAGCACCGCAAATTCGACGACACCGGCGGCCAACTCTACCACTACGACGTCAAGTACAAATACAACTAATACTGCTAACGCGACAACGCAGTCGGTCGGCAACAGTTCGAGCACAACAACGAATGACACTGCCCCAACCACTGGCGATAATTCCACGGGTACACCTTCAGGCGGAATGACAAACAGCAGTACATCGACTGGCACAGGGACACCACCATCCGGTGGCTCATCCGGTACCGGTAGTTCGGGAGGAGGAACGTCCAACACAAGTGGTTCAGCGGGCGGATCGACAGGTTCAGCAGGGTCGACGGGTTCGACGTCAAGTACGCCCACAACGAGCAACTCAACTGGCAAATAG
- a CDS encoding cold-shock protein — protein sequence MQQGTVKWFNAEKGFGFISVEGGDDVFVHFSAIQGNGFKSLDEGQQVEFDVVEGQKGPQAANVYKL from the coding sequence TTGCAACAAGGAACAGTTAAGTGGTTTAATGCTGAAAAAGGCTTTGGTTTCATCTCTGTTGAAGGCGGAGACGATGTATTCGTACATTTCAGCGCCATTCAAGGCAATGGTTTCAAGTCACTAGACGAAGGGCAACAAGTAGAATTCGACGTCGTTGAAGGACAAAAAGGCCCACAAGCAGCGAACGTATATAAGCTGTAA
- a CDS encoding APC family permease: MEENLKRVLKTPEVLFIGINGVVGGGIFLLPGQIAKLAGPNALWAYLVAGIIAILIGLAFAEASSMFSQTGGAYVYAEAAMGRTVAFTVGWMGWLTYVAGWGALSNGLVSYLSSLFPAVAAYRNLVIIVVIALLCLLNTYGVRKGSGTVLFFSVVKLIPLFLLIIVGLIHSGGTHSLGFAGGSSNFGQAVLVLIFAYGGFEMATIPAGEMVNPRKTISTAVIGTLIGVTLFYMLIQLAATRLDPGIATAKAPLAAAGSFMFAGGLTVMTVGAVLSIIGTQSGVALSSPRQLYALSRDRLLPGVLGKVYDKYQTPVVAIWTTGILVMIFATTGTFTTLILLNVAARLYEYLAVCVSVVILRYKSKGAERPFKLPFGIAIPAVAAILCIWLLAQETPQQLLAALVALVIGLILYTITARTSNRGRRTSG, translated from the coding sequence ATGGAAGAAAATCTAAAGCGAGTACTCAAAACGCCAGAAGTGCTTTTCATCGGTATCAACGGCGTAGTCGGGGGCGGAATATTCCTGTTGCCTGGTCAAATTGCCAAACTGGCCGGACCAAACGCTTTGTGGGCGTATCTAGTAGCCGGGATCATCGCTATTCTCATAGGCTTAGCATTTGCCGAAGCAAGCAGTATGTTCAGCCAAACCGGTGGCGCGTACGTGTATGCAGAAGCCGCAATGGGACGAACCGTTGCTTTCACGGTGGGATGGATGGGCTGGTTGACATATGTCGCCGGATGGGGCGCATTATCGAACGGACTGGTGAGCTATTTATCATCGCTATTTCCTGCGGTGGCGGCCTATCGGAATTTAGTTATTATCGTCGTCATCGCGCTACTTTGTTTGCTGAATACATATGGCGTTCGGAAGGGCTCGGGCACTGTATTGTTCTTTTCAGTCGTCAAACTGATCCCCCTATTTCTACTCATTATCGTTGGGCTCATACACTCCGGCGGTACGCATTCACTCGGGTTTGCCGGCGGATCGTCGAACTTTGGCCAAGCCGTTTTAGTGCTAATATTTGCCTACGGCGGGTTTGAAATGGCAACTATCCCCGCAGGCGAAATGGTCAATCCACGTAAAACGATCTCCACAGCGGTCATTGGAACACTGATTGGGGTCACGCTTTTCTACATGCTCATTCAGCTCGCTGCCACGCGACTTGACCCTGGCATCGCCACCGCAAAAGCGCCTCTGGCGGCAGCAGGAAGTTTCATGTTCGCCGGCGGCTTGACCGTGATGACCGTGGGTGCAGTTCTGTCCATTATCGGTACGCAAAGTGGAGTTGCATTGTCTTCCCCGCGGCAATTGTACGCACTCTCTCGTGATCGACTGTTGCCAGGCGTCCTCGGAAAGGTGTACGACAAATACCAAACACCCGTGGTTGCCATTTGGACAACGGGTATCCTTGTCATGATTTTTGCCACGACGGGCACGTTTACAACATTGATTCTCCTAAACGTCGCCGCACGTCTTTACGAGTACTTGGCCGTCTGTGTCTCGGTTGTCATCCTACGGTACAAGTCCAAGGGCGCTGAAAGGCCATTTAAACTGCCATTTGGCATCGCCATTCCCGCAGTGGCTGCAATCCTCTGTATTTGGCTGCTTGCACAGGAGACGCCACAGCAGTTGTTGGCCGCATTGGTTGCCCTCGTGATCGGGCTGATTCTGTACACGATCACGGCACGGACAAGCAACCGCGGACGGCGGACTAGCGGCTAA
- a CDS encoding aldose epimerase family protein encodes MYIVREFVDKFKMVELKNEANNSWVHICPHRGGIVTSFGVEGKDLLYLDKTTFYDESANIRGGNPILFPVCGQLLDGHYEIEGVSYRLKNHGFARNKPWQVIDTVADEDKASVTLRLQSDGETKAVYPFDFELEFEYVLMDNQLIMNQKYTNSGETTMPMYAGFHPYFPTTEKDLAYETDATSYLDYNDMVEKPYEGHIDLAPLVESVALMDTKVRRIGFQPPGYDKKIVLEYGDVFTNVQIWSVQGKDFVCVEPWMARTYAMNTGEGLVHVEPHQTLDTHLTIRYGN; translated from the coding sequence ATGTACATCGTTAGAGAATTTGTCGACAAGTTCAAGATGGTGGAACTGAAGAACGAAGCAAACAATTCATGGGTACATATTTGCCCTCATCGTGGGGGAATTGTTACAAGCTTTGGCGTCGAGGGGAAAGACTTGCTCTATTTAGACAAAACGACGTTCTACGATGAAAGTGCGAATATTCGTGGCGGAAATCCAATCTTATTCCCCGTGTGCGGGCAACTGCTCGACGGTCACTATGAAATTGAAGGCGTGTCTTACCGTCTGAAAAATCACGGATTCGCCCGGAATAAGCCGTGGCAAGTCATTGATACGGTCGCAGACGAGGACAAAGCATCGGTTACCTTGCGTTTGCAGAGTGACGGTGAGACAAAGGCAGTATATCCATTTGACTTTGAACTTGAGTTTGAATATGTGCTGATGGATAACCAACTCATCATGAATCAAAAGTACACCAATAGCGGCGAAACGACGATGCCGATGTACGCGGGCTTCCATCCTTACTTTCCGACGACCGAGAAAGATCTGGCGTATGAAACAGATGCCACGTCGTATCTCGACTACAATGACATGGTGGAGAAGCCATACGAAGGACATATCGATCTCGCCCCATTGGTTGAATCCGTCGCACTGATGGACACTAAAGTTCGTCGAATTGGTTTTCAACCACCGGGTTATGACAAAAAAATCGTTTTAGAGTACGGCGATGTGTTCACGAATGTCCAGATCTGGTCTGTACAAGGCAAAGACTTTGTCTGTGTTGAACCATGGATGGCACGGACGTATGCGATGAATACAGGTGAGGGACTTGTCCACGTGGAACCACATCAAACGTTAGATACGCATTTAACAATTCGATACGGGAACTGA
- the pstS gene encoding phosphate ABC transporter substrate-binding protein PstS, with protein MDRKYSKLVAGFAALATSVSVFGLTGPTAFAATSISESGSSLMYPLFTQQWITAYKKVAPSVSINAASTGSGTGIAQAIAGTINIGASDAYLAPAQQKQNPTMVNIPVAVSAQQVMYNIPGLSQSTHLKLTGDVLAQIYQGQIKLWDDAKIASLNKGVKLPHKQIVTIRRSDSSGDTFLFTQFLSDTNSSWANNVAYGTTVSWPALQGSLGAKGNSGIVTALAQNPYSISYVGISWLNNALATKKIGYAALKNRSGNYELPTNATISAAANAMAKSTPKNESVSLVYAPGSTAYPIANYEYAIVNTKQANSTTASAVKNFLNWAVSSSGGNSTKYLAPVHFLPLPSTVVSLSKAQISKIH; from the coding sequence ATGGATCGTAAGTATTCCAAATTGGTAGCTGGATTCGCAGCATTGGCAACGTCCGTTTCCGTGTTCGGTTTGACTGGACCCACGGCATTTGCTGCAACGAGTATTTCAGAGAGCGGATCTTCTTTGATGTACCCCTTATTTACACAACAGTGGATTACAGCTTATAAGAAGGTTGCCCCAAGTGTTAGCATCAACGCTGCCTCGACCGGTTCAGGTACAGGTATTGCGCAGGCGATTGCAGGTACCATCAACATCGGCGCATCAGATGCTTACCTTGCACCTGCACAACAGAAGCAGAACCCAACCATGGTGAATATTCCGGTTGCCGTGTCCGCGCAGCAAGTGATGTATAACATTCCTGGTCTATCGCAATCGACACATCTGAAGTTGACGGGTGATGTCCTGGCACAAATCTACCAGGGTCAAATTAAACTGTGGGACGATGCGAAAATTGCATCGTTGAACAAAGGAGTAAAACTGCCGCACAAACAAATCGTGACCATTCGCCGATCCGACAGCAGTGGTGACACCTTCCTGTTCACCCAATTCCTTTCTGACACGAACAGCAGTTGGGCAAATAACGTAGCTTACGGAACAACTGTTTCCTGGCCCGCTCTTCAAGGTTCACTTGGGGCAAAGGGCAATAGCGGTATCGTGACAGCGTTGGCACAAAACCCATACTCCATCTCGTATGTCGGCATCAGTTGGTTGAACAACGCACTTGCGACTAAAAAGATTGGGTATGCTGCATTGAAAAATCGCTCTGGTAACTATGAACTTCCAACCAACGCAACGATTTCCGCGGCTGCGAACGCAATGGCAAAGAGTACACCGAAAAACGAGAGCGTTTCTCTCGTCTACGCACCAGGAAGCACCGCGTACCCAATTGCAAACTACGAATATGCAATCGTCAATACAAAGCAAGCAAACAGCACGACGGCCTCCGCCGTGAAAAACTTCTTGAATTGGGCAGTGAGTTCGTCGGGCGGAAACAGTACGAAATACTTGGCACCAGTTCACTTCCTCCCACTTCCGTCGACGGTTGTGTCGCTCAGTAAAGCACAGATCAGCAAGATTCACTAA
- a CDS encoding protein-glutamate methylesterase/protein-glutamine glutaminase: protein MKIRVLVVDDSLFMRTFITRMLQEDQDIEIVGTAANGVQAVELVKQLRPQVVTMDIEMPVMNGLDALKRIMDECPTSVIMLSTLTAEGADLTVQALQCGAIDFLKKPANVPTKMLDVKEKLLAKIKMAAHSNVQRSNPVTRRNIPMQSAKSFAEAPVPALPIPSNAAKLQHIVAIGTSTGGPRALEAVLPLFPRDFPHPIVVVQHMPATFTRSLATRMNMISNIHVTEAADGDSLLPGTAYIAPGGLHMEVARHFHNYRVHLHQGPKRNEHRPSVDVLFESLVPLNTLTKHVVLMTGMGSDGAIGMQLLKQTGTATTIAEAQSTCVVFGMPRAAIERNCVDYVLPLQNIADKIMATC, encoded by the coding sequence GTGAAAATTCGAGTGCTCGTTGTAGACGACTCTTTGTTCATGCGAACGTTTATCACTAGAATGCTGCAAGAGGATCAGGACATCGAGATCGTTGGGACGGCTGCGAATGGGGTCCAAGCGGTTGAACTTGTCAAACAGCTTCGTCCACAGGTTGTCACAATGGACATTGAAATGCCTGTCATGAATGGCCTTGATGCCCTGAAACGCATTATGGACGAGTGTCCAACCAGTGTGATTATGCTCAGCACACTGACCGCCGAAGGTGCGGACTTGACCGTCCAGGCATTGCAATGCGGGGCAATTGATTTTCTCAAGAAGCCGGCAAACGTACCGACCAAGATGCTTGACGTAAAAGAGAAACTCCTCGCGAAAATCAAAATGGCTGCCCACTCGAACGTACAGCGATCGAATCCGGTTACGCGACGTAATATACCTATGCAGTCCGCTAAGTCGTTTGCAGAAGCACCTGTGCCTGCACTTCCCATACCATCGAATGCCGCGAAGCTACAGCACATCGTGGCTATTGGTACGTCCACAGGGGGCCCGCGTGCACTGGAAGCGGTTCTTCCTCTGTTCCCTCGAGATTTTCCGCACCCCATTGTGGTAGTTCAACATATGCCTGCTACGTTTACCAGGTCATTGGCTACAAGGATGAACATGATTTCCAACATTCACGTGACAGAGGCAGCCGACGGCGATTCGCTCCTTCCAGGCACAGCCTACATCGCTCCAGGTGGACTGCACATGGAAGTTGCACGCCATTTTCACAACTATCGAGTTCACCTCCACCAGGGACCAAAACGGAACGAACACCGGCCATCCGTCGATGTGCTGTTTGAGTCCCTCGTACCCCTGAATACGCTGACCAAACACGTGGTACTGATGACTGGTATGGGGAGTGACGGGGCAATTGGCATGCAACTCCTAAAGCAGACAGGCACTGCAACGACCATTGCGGAGGCACAGTCGACCTGCGTCGTATTTGGCATGCCGCGAGCCGCCATAGAGCGAAACTGCGTGGACTACGTGCTGCCATTGCAGAACATTGCCGACAAAATCATGGCGACATGTTAG
- a CDS encoding CheR family methyltransferase: MGLDSSADFDLFIQKLKVKTGLNLELYKRPQMERRLNSLRINKGFRSFAEFYNALCQTSGLFLELIDKLTINVTEFYRNAERWDVLSSKVLPELLARTSRLKVWSAACSTGEEPYTLALTLGRFLNLTDISICATDLDQVVLEKARRGRYTQESVKAVPRDRLDTYFRLEQGQYVVREELKKCIKFYQHNLLADKYESGYDLITCRNVMIYFTEEAKEQIFIKFHEALKPGGYLFVGAAEQIMSPSKYGFVSTDTFFYKKL; encoded by the coding sequence GTGGGATTAGATAGTTCGGCTGACTTTGATTTGTTTATACAGAAGCTAAAAGTGAAGACCGGGCTCAACTTAGAGCTGTACAAAAGACCACAAATGGAGCGGCGATTGAACAGCCTACGTATCAACAAGGGCTTTCGATCATTCGCCGAGTTCTACAATGCGCTCTGTCAAACGTCAGGGTTGTTTCTGGAACTCATCGATAAACTGACCATAAACGTGACGGAATTCTATCGAAATGCCGAAAGATGGGATGTACTTTCGAGCAAAGTTCTACCCGAGCTCCTTGCCCGCACGAGCAGACTAAAGGTGTGGAGTGCCGCTTGTTCCACCGGTGAGGAACCATACACGTTGGCGCTCACGCTCGGTCGGTTTCTAAACCTGACGGATATTTCCATTTGCGCCACAGACTTGGATCAAGTGGTTCTTGAAAAGGCGAGACGTGGGCGATATACGCAGGAGTCTGTCAAGGCAGTTCCACGTGATCGTTTAGATACGTATTTCCGGTTGGAACAAGGCCAGTATGTTGTGCGTGAGGAACTCAAGAAGTGTATCAAGTTCTATCAGCACAACTTGTTGGCTGACAAGTATGAATCCGGTTATGACTTGATTACGTGCAGAAATGTCATGATTTATTTCACCGAAGAAGCAAAAGAGCAGATATTTATCAAGTTTCATGAGGCTCTGAAGCCAGGCGGGTATTTGTTCGTCGGTGCTGCAGAGCAAATCATGTCTCCATCAAAGTACGGATTCGTCAGTACGGACACATTTTTTTATAAGAAATTGTAA
- a CDS encoding chemotaxis protein CheA → MLPMESLFDRFPRIVRDLAKALDKEVELTIEGRETRLDRTVIEEISDPLIHLVRNAVDHGLEATAERERKGKDRKGKVRLTAAHEENKVVITVEDDGAGIDAQKIRDSAVNKGIVSRAETDKMSDLEAIYLIFRPGFSTASVVSDISGRGVRMDIVRNHIEKLNGMIDIQTELGRGTMFRIKLPMTLAIIPGLLVGVGGDTFVIPMTNVAEIVRVNPDSIQYANGTPSVLLRGQVIPLTYLRDKFNRPVVESNKKYLPVVVVGTAERRSALVVDELLGNQEIVKKSLGANVALPDGISGVTILGDGRVGLIIDVSGI, encoded by the coding sequence ATGCTGCCCATGGAGTCGCTGTTTGATCGATTTCCCCGCATTGTTCGGGATTTGGCGAAAGCTTTGGACAAGGAAGTTGAGTTGACCATTGAGGGTCGGGAAACACGATTGGATCGAACGGTCATTGAGGAAATCAGCGACCCACTGATTCACCTTGTCCGCAACGCAGTCGACCACGGGTTGGAAGCAACTGCAGAGCGGGAGCGAAAGGGCAAGGATCGCAAAGGCAAGGTCCGCCTAACAGCTGCACACGAGGAGAATAAAGTAGTCATTACGGTCGAGGACGATGGTGCCGGGATCGATGCGCAGAAGATAAGGGACTCTGCTGTCAACAAGGGGATCGTCTCCCGGGCCGAAACGGATAAGATGTCCGATCTCGAAGCGATATACTTAATTTTTCGCCCAGGGTTTTCGACAGCGTCTGTGGTGAGCGACATCTCCGGTCGCGGCGTCAGAATGGACATCGTTCGCAATCATATTGAGAAGTTGAACGGCATGATTGACATTCAAACCGAACTGGGAAGAGGGACGATGTTCCGAATTAAGCTACCCATGACGCTGGCTATCATCCCCGGGCTGTTAGTGGGCGTGGGTGGTGACACGTTCGTCATCCCGATGACCAATGTTGCTGAAATCGTTCGGGTAAATCCAGACTCGATTCAATATGCGAACGGAACGCCAAGTGTTTTACTGCGTGGTCAAGTGATCCCACTCACGTACTTACGTGATAAATTTAACCGTCCTGTCGTCGAATCGAATAAAAAGTACCTTCCTGTCGTGGTTGTCGGTACAGCCGAGAGACGAAGTGCATTGGTCGTAGATGAGTTGCTCGGCAATCAAGAAATCGTGAAAAAGTCTTTAGGCGCGAACGTCGCCTTGCCGGATGGCATTTCGGGTGTCACCATTCTCGGTGACGGTCGAGTTGGCCTGATCATAGACGTGTCCGGGATTTAA
- a CDS encoding phospholipase D-like domain-containing protein, whose translation MLVGDISRLGDVVQITPPLTEIEQLNDSQVFGFQVVLVTDGDLQWMKQSLSDLEGDGIRITLAPVAQPQHPAAIESRSESGPAATADHVAQPKAMPSSPASANRKTQSVRVDVERLENLMNLVGELVIEQARIHQVGNLLGRELNNNDSRSHAWRHCTTRFLGGFRITRERHDSPYAAHGVAV comes from the coding sequence GTGCTCGTGGGTGACATATCTCGCCTCGGGGATGTCGTTCAAATCACTCCCCCTCTCACGGAAATAGAGCAGTTGAATGACAGTCAGGTGTTCGGGTTTCAGGTGGTTCTGGTCACCGACGGGGATTTGCAATGGATGAAGCAATCGCTGTCGGATCTGGAGGGTGACGGTATTCGGATAACATTGGCGCCGGTCGCTCAGCCGCAGCATCCTGCCGCGATCGAATCTCGCTCTGAGAGTGGCCCTGCGGCTACAGCAGATCACGTTGCTCAGCCAAAAGCGATGCCAAGTTCCCCGGCCTCGGCGAATCGTAAGACTCAGTCTGTTCGTGTGGACGTAGAACGATTAGAAAACCTCATGAATTTGGTGGGTGAACTGGTGATCGAACAGGCTCGCATTCATCAGGTGGGGAACTTACTTGGTCGTGAACTGAATAATAACGACTCACGTTCGCACGCTTGGCGACATTGCACGACACGTTTCCTGGGTGGTTTCCGAATTACAAGAGAACGTCATGACAGCCCGTATGCTGCCCATGGAGTCGCTGTTTGA
- a CDS encoding chemotaxis protein CheW, whose amino-acid sequence MSWEQFVEVLVGRERYALPILEVHEIIRMQEITELPNSSQDVIGVTNLRGQIIPVVSVRQRFRMPDIEPTKSTRIVVVNHEQGAVGMIVDGVSQVVTFDDIQSAPESGRGDNVQFLRGMARNGETLVSILNLGLLLQESFS is encoded by the coding sequence ATGAGCTGGGAACAGTTTGTTGAAGTTCTGGTAGGGCGTGAACGGTACGCCCTGCCTATACTGGAAGTCCACGAAATCATTCGTATGCAGGAGATCACGGAGTTGCCAAACAGCTCGCAAGACGTCATCGGGGTGACCAACTTGCGCGGCCAAATCATCCCCGTGGTCAGTGTTCGACAGCGCTTTAGGATGCCCGACATCGAACCCACCAAGTCGACTCGGATTGTTGTTGTCAACCACGAACAGGGTGCGGTGGGCATGATCGTGGATGGTGTAAGTCAAGTTGTGACGTTTGATGACATTCAGTCTGCACCGGAGAGTGGACGTGGCGACAACGTCCAATTTCTACGCGGAATGGCGCGGAACGGTGAGACGTTGGTCAGTATTTTGAACTTGGGGTTACTGCTCCAGGAATCATTCAGTTAG
- a CDS encoding methyl-accepting chemotaxis protein, which translates to MSQATTSETVNQLFKELSAAIHSVAENAEQAAELASRTTNAAEEGQEIVHSSINGMNAVKEHMGRLNADSDRVGEIVEVIDDIADQTNLLALNAAIEAARAGDQGRGFAVVADEVRKLAERTSEATKQIAAIIKTMQDNAKASANAVNEGVELSNRSGESFTTIVQIVSESAQKVAEIAAASEEQAAQSTEVLTSIETIAAAAQESAASCEETASSSQSMAQLAEQLNGSVAIFKLS; encoded by the coding sequence ATGAGCCAAGCGACGACAAGTGAAACGGTCAATCAACTGTTTAAAGAATTGTCGGCTGCCATTCACTCCGTTGCAGAAAATGCGGAACAAGCTGCGGAACTTGCGTCTCGCACTACGAACGCTGCGGAGGAAGGCCAGGAGATCGTCCATTCGTCTATCAATGGCATGAACGCTGTCAAAGAACACATGGGCCGGTTGAATGCAGATTCCGATCGCGTTGGTGAAATTGTCGAGGTGATTGACGACATCGCTGATCAAACGAATCTCCTTGCACTGAATGCTGCCATTGAAGCGGCTCGGGCAGGCGACCAAGGCCGCGGATTTGCAGTGGTAGCAGATGAAGTCCGCAAACTGGCCGAGCGAACGAGTGAGGCGACGAAACAAATTGCGGCCATCATCAAGACGATGCAAGACAACGCGAAGGCCAGTGCAAATGCTGTGAACGAGGGCGTCGAGTTATCGAACCGAAGTGGCGAGTCGTTTACAACCATCGTCCAAATTGTCAGTGAATCTGCTCAGAAAGTCGCTGAAATTGCTGCGGCAAGTGAAGAACAAGCGGCACAGTCGACGGAAGTTCTCACGTCGATTGAAACCATTGCGGCCGCCGCGCAAGAGTCAGCAGCCAGCTGCGAAGAAACGGCTTCATCTTCCCAATCGATGGCCCAATTAGCCGAACAGTTAAACGGATCAGTCGCCATATTCAAGTTGAGCTAA